The stretch of DNA GTTCATATCGTACAAACCAGGGCTGTGTTCGTTAGGCATTTCTGGTAGGACAGGAACCGGGAATCCTTGAGGAGGGTTGACGACTTCCAATGTTCCACCGTTGCGGCTTGGCGTTTGACCGCTGAATATTTCGCCGATTCGTGTAGAGTCTAGCCGGAAATTAAACTGTGCATTATGGAAGCCCATATCCACGTATTTTCGGCATTCTGGATATTTATTGATGTCATAGTTAGGAACAGGGAACAGTTTACCCCACTCGACTCCAAGTGTCTCAAGAGCTTTGGCGAATGCATTCTGATGTGCATTATCGCGGACGATCAGAAAGGCAAGCGTCTCGCGGAAAGTTTTATTCGTACTCATTTCATAAATCCGTGATTTCTGCAGCACTCCAGTTGATTCAAGTACAAGGTTGTCAAGCAGGTCACTGATCAGATTGCCATGACTGTATACATAGTTGCCGTTCCACGGATTTCCGGCTGCATCCACCGGTAATGAGCTTTGCGCCCCCATGATGAAATGGTGGGGATTGGCATGTTTAATTGCCTCTTGAAGAGGTGCTCCGTTCACTCCGCCGTTTCCTGGCGGCTCTTCTCCAGAACCGGTTAGCAGTTGGTTAATCGTATTCTGAACCAGTTCCACATGACTGATTTCCTCTAGAAATATTCCTTTTAGTAAATCCCGGTACTGAAGAGCATTCCCGCGGAAATTGCTGCTCTGGAAAAAGAACTGCATCATGGTCCGCATCTCGCCAAAGCGGCCGCCCAAAGTTTCTTGAAGCACCTTGGCTGCTTCCGGATCAGGCTTGTCCGGTACGATGATGTTTATCAAATCTTCTTTATAGAAGTACAACAGATTTCCTCCTTGTCATAGCTGTATTTATTTCTTATACTTCATTTTGGTACAGACGCTGGGTAATTATGCGATGCATGAGAAACTCCATAATCATTTCCAGACTCAATGACAGCTAGTTGTTGGAACGACAGGAGGAGCCTTGAGTGACCATTGAAGTTAAAGACGTTGTTTCCAGGAAAATTCTTAATGAGGCATCGGGCTATTTGGATATTGGATTCACACATTCCCTAAATCCTTATAGCGGTTGTGCATTTGCGTGCAAATATTGTTATGTCAGAGAGATGCCCATTCAACAGTTTAAGGATATGCCCTGGGGAGAATGGGTGGAGATCAAGACGAATGCAGTCGATATCTATAAGAGTGAAATGATCAAACTCCGCCGCAAAAGCAGTAAGGCTCATATTTTTATGTCTTCGGCTACGGATCCTTATCAACCTATTGAGCGCGAGGCTGGCATTACAAGAGCAATACTGGAAGCCATGCTGCAAGAGCCTCCTGATCTGCTGCAAATTCAGACCCGAAGTCCTC from Paenibacillus sp. CAA11 encodes:
- a CDS encoding manganese catalase family protein, producing the protein MYFYKEDLINIIVPDKPDPEAAKVLQETLGGRFGEMRTMMQFFFQSSNFRGNALQYRDLLKGIFLEEISHVELVQNTINQLLTGSGEEPPGNGGVNGAPLQEAIKHANPHHFIMGAQSSLPVDAAGNPWNGNYVYSHGNLISDLLDNLVLESTGVLQKSRIYEMSTNKTFRETLAFLIVRDNAHQNAFAKALETLGVEWGKLFPVPNYDINKYPECRKYVDMGFHNAQFNFRLDSTRIGEIFSGQTPSRNGGTLEVVNPPQGFPVPVLPEMPNEHSPGLYDMNA